From the genome of Leguminivora glycinivorella isolate SPB_JAAS2020 chromosome Z, LegGlyc_1.1, whole genome shotgun sequence, one region includes:
- the LOC125241850 gene encoding uncharacterized protein LOC125241850 has translation MRKQNKTSQQLQSTTGSGPEVDKSTAEPAMPQTPSLGTPGDLTELTSEIKLLRGDMSNLRNQLSSALDSLAKCQTRMDEINGKLADTERRLQALEDQQSQNVRIKATLQDLENKYNMQAQLALRNEIEIIGCPEIKNENLHHTTMAIATKIGISVSELDIDFVSRVGPIRKQSSNESSQAPRPVIVRFARRKDQRAGGPGKLQILLDSKWIHLHKKARRCRGHQDHQLRLYRPRLWISTAA, from the exons ATgcgtaaacaaaacaaaacgtcTCAACAACTACAGTCTACAACGGGATCGGGACCAGAGGTGGACAAGTCGACGGCGGAACCCGCAATGCCCCAGACACCTTCTCTAGGGACTCCCGGTGATCTGACTGAGCTAACGTCAGAAATAAAACTTTTACGTGGTGACATGTCAAACCTCAGGAACCAACTATCTTCTGCTTTGGACTCCCTGGCTAAGTGCCAAACCCGTATGGATGAAATAAACGGCAAACTCGCAGACACCGAGCGCCGGCTGCAGGCTTTGGAGGACCAGCAATCGCAAAATGTACGCATTAAGGCTACATTACAGGACCTTGAAAACAAGTACAACATGCAAGCACAACTTGCTTTAAGAAATGAAATAGAAATCATCGGTTGCCCAGAAATCAAAAacgaaaatctacatcacactACAATGGCCATAGCCACCAAGATTGGTATCAGTGTATCGGAACTAGACATAGACTTTGTTTCAAGAGTGGGACCCATAAGAAAACAATCCAGCAACGAGTCTAGCCAAGCACCACGGCCTGTGATTGTACGTTTTGCCCGCCGGAAG GACCAGAGAGCGGGCGGGCCAGGCAAACTTCAAATACTGTTGGACTCGAAGTGGATTCATCTACACAAGAAAGCGAGACGGTGCAGAGGCCATCAAGATCACCAGCTACGACTGTATCGACCGCGTCTTTGGATCTCCACAGCAGCCTGA